The proteins below are encoded in one region of Candidatus Amarolinea dominans:
- a CDS encoding APC family permease — MPIIEENTKTTVLHRPATFQPPRTWRTWLFGNPLSTADAPHQTINKKVGLAVFASDALSSTAYATQEILVILAAAGTAAFGYAFPIALAIVGLLVIVTLSYEQTIHAYPGGGGAYIVSRDNLGELPAQIAGAALLTDYILTVAVSVSSGVAQIVSAFPGLLSYRAYLAVALVAFVMLINLRGIKESGSAFAIPSYFFLTMMVLTVGTAMVRYLGGTLGMVVNPPPLEMLHETQAIGLFLILHAFSSGTTALTGVEAISNGTTSFREPRSRNAGITLLWMSAILGTLFLAITFFSGKIGAIPSETETVISQFARTVHGGQGVLYLLTIAATTIILIMATNTSFAGAPSLSALLAVDGFVPRQLAFRGSRLVYSNGIVALAFIASALILIFNASVTGLIPLYAIGVFLSFTLSQAGMARRWYKIGRLQPDQEVRERGSLLHFDRRWAMKMVINSFGALCTAIVMLVFCITKFQDGAWLVLILIPILVVLFARIHHHYQDLAQRLSLERYGAAPRTDRRHRVILPVSSVHRGTLNALSYARTLSNDITAVHVSIDPDAVEKVKRKWEIWGGGVRLQIIDSPYRLLIEPMMDYIATIAAQRQPNEIITVVVPQFVPRHGWQNLLHTQTAWFLRQAFLSQPGIVITDVPYQLDRDETTL; from the coding sequence ATGCCGATTATCGAAGAAAACACAAAAACAACGGTTCTACACCGACCGGCGACCTTCCAACCGCCGCGGACATGGCGCACCTGGCTCTTTGGCAATCCACTGTCCACTGCGGATGCTCCCCATCAGACCATCAACAAAAAAGTGGGCCTTGCTGTCTTTGCGTCCGATGCCCTATCATCTACAGCGTATGCCACGCAAGAAATTTTGGTCATTCTGGCTGCAGCAGGAACAGCCGCATTTGGCTATGCTTTCCCCATCGCGCTGGCCATTGTGGGACTCCTGGTCATCGTCACTCTGTCCTACGAACAGACCATTCACGCCTACCCTGGCGGCGGCGGCGCCTACATCGTCTCGCGCGACAACCTGGGCGAACTGCCCGCGCAGATCGCCGGCGCCGCACTCCTGACCGATTACATCCTCACTGTCGCCGTCTCTGTCTCGTCTGGCGTTGCGCAGATCGTCTCAGCTTTTCCTGGCCTGCTCAGCTATCGGGCCTACCTGGCAGTTGCACTGGTTGCGTTCGTGATGTTGATCAACCTGCGCGGCATCAAGGAGTCCGGTTCGGCCTTCGCCATTCCATCTTACTTCTTCCTGACGATGATGGTTTTGACCGTCGGGACCGCCATGGTACGCTACCTCGGCGGCACCCTGGGGATGGTCGTCAACCCGCCGCCCCTTGAGATGCTGCATGAAACTCAAGCCATCGGCCTGTTCCTGATCTTACACGCCTTTTCCAGCGGCACAACGGCGCTCACCGGCGTCGAAGCCATTTCCAATGGCACGACCTCCTTCAGGGAACCGCGCAGCCGCAACGCCGGCATCACCTTGCTCTGGATGTCGGCGATTCTTGGCACGCTGTTTCTGGCTATCACCTTCTTCAGCGGCAAAATCGGCGCCATTCCGTCAGAAACGGAAACGGTCATCTCCCAGTTTGCCCGAACCGTGCATGGAGGCCAGGGAGTTCTGTACCTGCTCACGATTGCCGCCACCACCATCATCCTGATTATGGCAACCAATACGTCGTTTGCTGGCGCGCCCAGTCTCAGCGCACTGCTGGCCGTAGATGGCTTTGTACCACGCCAACTGGCGTTTCGCGGCAGCCGCCTGGTCTATTCCAACGGCATCGTCGCCCTGGCCTTCATCGCATCGGCACTCATCCTGATCTTCAACGCCAGCGTCACCGGGCTGATTCCACTCTACGCCATCGGCGTCTTCTTGTCATTCACCCTCTCGCAGGCCGGCATGGCCCGCCGCTGGTACAAGATCGGCCGCTTGCAGCCGGACCAGGAAGTGCGCGAGCGCGGTTCGTTGTTGCACTTCGACCGCCGCTGGGCCATGAAGATGGTCATCAACAGCTTTGGCGCCCTCTGCACCGCCATCGTGATGCTCGTTTTCTGCATCACCAAGTTCCAGGATGGCGCCTGGCTGGTGCTGATCCTCATCCCCATCCTGGTCGTCCTGTTTGCCCGCATCCATCATCACTATCAGGACCTGGCCCAACGCCTGTCGCTGGAGCGCTACGGCGCCGCACCCCGCACCGACCGTCGTCATCGCGTGATCTTGCCGGTGAGCAGCGTCCATCGCGGCACCCTGAACGCGCTCAGCTACGCGCGCACGCTGTCCAACGACATCACGGCCGTGCATGTCTCCATTGACCCGGACGCCGTGGAAAAGGTCAAACGCAAATGGGAGATCTGGGGCGGAGGCGTGCGCCTGCAGATCATTGATTCCCCCTATCGTCTGCTGATCGAACCGATGATGGACTACATCGCCACCATCGCGGCGCAGCGCCAGCCAAACGAAATCATCACCGTGGTGGTGCCGCAGTTCGTCCCGCGACACGGGTGGCAAAACTTACTGCACACGCAAACCGCCTGGTTTTTGCGCCAGGCCTTCCTTTCTCAGCCAGGCATCGTGATTACCGATGTGCCCTATCAACTCGATCGGGACGAAACCACACTTTAA
- a CDS encoding NAD-binding protein: MNVVVVGCGRMGAELAYRLYQNKSQVTVVDQSGEAFLNLPHDFRGRMLEGDMLSSDMLSRAGLDGAQALAAVTSADTINAVIGHVARTVYHIPNVVVRNFDPRYRPMHEAFGLQIVSSSSWGAQRMEEMLAPGALRTVFSAGNGEIEVYEMLVQQAWDGRALRDLVPGGQCMIVSLTRAGRATQPAVDTPLRMGDILHLSATQTGIEAVRQRLAAQGEK, from the coding sequence ATGAACGTCGTTGTCGTCGGTTGTGGCCGTATGGGTGCAGAACTCGCCTACCGACTCTACCAAAATAAATCTCAGGTCACGGTTGTGGATCAAAGCGGTGAGGCCTTTCTCAACCTGCCGCACGATTTTCGGGGCCGCATGTTAGAAGGCGACATGCTGTCCAGCGACATGCTCAGCCGGGCCGGCCTTGACGGCGCCCAGGCCCTGGCTGCCGTCACCAGTGCTGACACCATCAACGCCGTCATCGGGCACGTGGCGCGCACCGTCTACCACATTCCAAATGTCGTCGTGCGCAACTTCGACCCGCGCTACCGCCCCATGCACGAGGCCTTTGGCCTGCAGATCGTCAGCTCCAGCAGTTGGGGCGCGCAACGCATGGAAGAGATGCTGGCCCCCGGAGCACTGCGCACTGTTTTTTCAGCCGGCAACGGCGAGATCGAAGTCTATGAAATGCTGGTCCAGCAGGCTTGGGATGGTCGAGCCCTGCGAGACCTCGTGCCAGGCGGGCAGTGCATGATCGTCTCCCTGACCCGCGCCGGCCGCGCGACGCAGCCCGCGGTAGATACTCCTCTGCGCATGGGCGACATCCTGCACCTGAGCGCCACCCAAACCGGTATCGAAGCGGTGCGTCAGCGCCTGGCGGCACAGGGAGAAAAATAA
- a CDS encoding NAD-binding protein encodes MFVLIAGGGRTGTQLATLLLAQNHDIRLVESRPDILARIHRELPTEAIYEGKATDPQILEQAGIERADVVAAVTNNDADNLTLCFMARSRYKVGRTIARVNNPRSAWLFDQKFHVDVALNAAEILSGLIEEEMSLGDMMTLLKLRRGNFAIVEQKVPVGARALGIALKDLALPEHCVIAAIVRHGEIVLPRGVTAFEVGDEVLAVTDSQGAQQLAELLSSPGNGNGKRQA; translated from the coding sequence ATGTTTGTTTTAATTGCCGGGGGCGGTCGCACCGGCACTCAGTTAGCCACACTGCTGTTGGCCCAAAACCATGACATTCGTCTCGTCGAAAGCCGTCCCGACATCCTGGCTCGTATCCATCGTGAGCTGCCAACCGAAGCCATCTACGAAGGCAAAGCAACCGACCCGCAGATCTTGGAGCAGGCCGGCATCGAGCGCGCCGATGTGGTCGCGGCCGTCACCAACAACGACGCCGACAATTTGACGCTCTGTTTCATGGCGCGCTCACGCTACAAAGTTGGCCGCACCATCGCGCGCGTCAACAACCCGCGCTCAGCCTGGCTCTTCGATCAAAAGTTCCATGTGGACGTGGCTCTCAACGCTGCCGAAATCCTCTCCGGCCTCATCGAGGAAGAAATGTCGCTCGGCGACATGATGACGCTGCTCAAGCTGCGCCGCGGCAACTTTGCCATCGTCGAACAGAAAGTGCCGGTCGGCGCCAGGGCGCTGGGCATCGCCCTCAAGGACCTGGCCCTGCCGGAGCACTGCGTCATCGCGGCCATTGTGCGCCACGGTGAAATCGTCCTGCCGCGCGGCGTCACTGCGTTCGAAGTGGGCGACGAGGTGCTGGCTGTCACCGACTCCCAGGGCGCCCAACAACTGGCCGAACTACTGTCATCGCCCGGCAACGGCAACGGCAAGCGCCAGGCGT